One part of the Natronosalvus amylolyticus genome encodes these proteins:
- a CDS encoding phage tail protein produces MPDRHGPMRTGRFKVEIDDIEVPGWQSVDIPTRWTEEGEYREGDDPDWEKNIWGQTHFADLEMERGVQPGDTRIFDWAEEVRMGDVDEGRKEVAVVMMDEEGAPQIRWEFQGAWIKVYDPPALDAAADGDVATESITVAFDKMVRIEQ; encoded by the coding sequence ATGCCAGACAGACACGGACCAATGCGGACGGGGCGATTCAAAGTAGAGATCGACGACATCGAAGTGCCGGGATGGCAATCGGTAGACATTCCGACGCGGTGGACAGAGGAGGGTGAGTATCGGGAGGGTGACGACCCTGACTGGGAGAAGAACATCTGGGGACAGACTCACTTTGCAGACCTGGAGATGGAACGAGGGGTTCAGCCGGGAGATACGCGAATTTTCGATTGGGCCGAAGAAGTACGAATGGGCGACGTCGACGAGGGGCGAAAAGAAGTTGCCGTCGTCATGATGGACGAAGAGGGTGCGCCACAGATTAGGTGGGAGTTCCAGGGCGCCTGGATCAAAGTGTACGATCCCCCGGCACTCGACGCCGCTGCGGATGGTGACGTCGCGACGGAGTCGATTACGGTGGCCTTCGACAAGATGGTGCGAATCGAACAATAG
- a CDS encoding tail fiber domain-containing protein, with product MANNHDYNTPEQGAQDWHVPLNDNFDQLDVDVELRDVAEERESYEPKDGAKFLETDTGIVYEGDGSSWNPILAMGTFDEDGTLQLDGFEGAVNITSVTFDTDDMTRSVGNGARAIHHGAVVFADSTNTKFLSKGPDEVRSQMPIYAPAFNTTSARAAKTAIEPVDPESALAGVESLEINSWTFKNADTGRHIGPMAEDFQESFDLDGDDGSIATVDADGVAFAAIQGLAARVEDHRDQQAAEEDRIEALEAENQTLRDRLTSLEERLASLEGRHKPSTKADD from the coding sequence ATGGCAAACAATCACGACTACAACACCCCGGAACAGGGCGCCCAGGACTGGCACGTCCCGCTGAACGACAACTTCGACCAGCTTGACGTCGACGTGGAGCTTCGGGACGTTGCCGAGGAGCGGGAGTCATACGAGCCGAAAGACGGGGCGAAGTTCCTCGAAACGGACACCGGGATCGTATACGAGGGTGACGGCAGTTCCTGGAATCCCATCCTCGCGATGGGAACTTTCGACGAGGACGGAACCCTACAGCTAGATGGGTTCGAGGGAGCCGTCAACATCACTTCGGTCACTTTCGACACTGACGACATGACGCGGTCGGTGGGCAACGGTGCACGTGCGATCCATCACGGTGCAGTCGTCTTCGCCGATTCCACGAACACCAAGTTCCTGTCGAAAGGTCCCGACGAAGTTCGCTCGCAGATGCCGATCTACGCACCGGCGTTCAACACGACGAGCGCTCGAGCGGCCAAAACGGCGATCGAACCGGTCGATCCGGAATCCGCTCTCGCGGGCGTCGAGTCCCTCGAGATCAACTCCTGGACGTTCAAAAACGCCGATACGGGTCGACATATCGGTCCGATGGCCGAGGACTTCCAGGAATCCTTCGATCTGGACGGTGACGACGGTTCGATTGCGACAGTGGACGCCGACGGCGTGGCGTTCGCGGCGATTCAGGGACTGGCGGCGAGAGTCGAGGACCACCGTGACCAGCAGGCAGCAGAGGAGGACCGTATCGAGGCGCTCGAAGCCGAGAACCAGACGTTGCGAGACCGATTGACGTCGCTCGAGGAGCGACTCGCTAGTCTGGAAGGACGCCACAAACCTTCGACGAAGGCCGATGACTAA
- a CDS encoding PQQ-binding-like beta-propeller repeat protein — protein sequence MTGRSSVSTLEEDSDDIDERPSSNLIQSAQQSVHARRWLVAAVVLSLVLLSSIAVVGATDHTYEIELSDDDPGAADVEHTWTVQFDGFERESVDRIELDYSASDVGIEPDPGMEAFDVAVDGESVAIEDVALEDDLLTIHLDEATVSADAELEVASAPIFTNPDEIGYYEASIQVFADEVETTPGIVEFPIGEGFVGTVTDVNGVPLKDVTVTVESDGVSTTTDTNGNYALEHDGYRETLVFERNGYGTATTTEFLRGISEVDDVLLHGQIELTSVDLSDNTSKATDVEYAIDFGVEAPMAGLESITVDFSDANTDGLSTENVTDEHVGVSIDGQAVGATLHTEQGDTTLGIELDEPRDVPVGGTHQITIGAVDNPEHTDGPFGSPYELIVGLNDEPSTDLETALTHTTFEYDISRMHAEHEAWWYLALDGSPSEVVHDGDTVYFTAIEHVHAVNVSTGEAEWVTENPAIGEFSPGLTVAGGMVYVPDDAGNVTALDATDGEPVWTFETEGRIRSHPAVDDETIYFGGWDTAVYAVDRDTGEETWSFDGASDEIRTVVIDDGTVYAGSADDHLYAIDADDGSEEWAFEADGSVTSNIGVVDGSLYTTGDQTVYAIDTETESPRWSTSMSESVYGATVGDDLVYVVSGDALVALTLADGDVAWSAEFDGPSIPAVADSSVFVGDTNGFVFKLDAASGERQDVFGVLGRTNALTVAEGMVYISTRAGSVHSFDARLPAEPTGTVSIDGPITTDQELIAVDVTFDATESASAHLVVENEATGETYSTVLTQSGTESIETDAFGGISEGDTIRVDLYETADREMLLDDDAVHIDPSAIALADFEIAAVEDPIKQGEPLDVTVTDAVDHDGEPFTGTVDLQFEQPDGDNQLYPISFKDGEATQAVPIETDVEVGEYSDLEVWAQANDSVNTTYDVKIVEELASVLKIDDFANEFPDGEAGDDYGTVNITVSETADVQTENLTVTLQVWYQESIEVYSETIDEVELDNDTAQFEFDVGTFEQAGPYMVVATADADNGDAEMETGGFWLSPSADEPTGTIELTKPVSADDEAVEVTYSFENTTGGEALIGVGHADGDVDDGILFETVETDGTLVADVGDIGGINAGDELRAAIYDSDDGSDISPDRLEDAPTVGELLDQDSVIVQGDFEAEPIDECTVIYSSGVYELTGNVSTDQVGDGETCIDIRADDVTFDGNGHAVVAGAPVEWRGSNYGIVVSGDDVTVRNVTTTGWDELGTGLMIEDAADVRVIDVTASNNTFGIRTNGVEGFVIESARVEKNERPGVQLFDSNDGMLRNVTAEANAESDGWAGVYVRGASTAIELENVSVSSTLNDGHGIRITDDSTNVTISNSTIEENDGSGLLIQSSAVDVVDTVARNNHVDVTVEADDVSLDSLNIGPSIAPDTIVSFEGSHLEVSGISSPPPTPDDASIGRFVEIVSIDDGPFNGTIQYESSDLEDLDDEGLHVLRFDDGEWTTVASSSVDGDANIVRFETTNPGVFGIFATEDSDPDPEPDPDPEPDPDPEPEPEPEPDPEPEPDPEPEPDIETIDVTLEKTTVDVNETVEVVATVENTGNASGEHTVTFEIDGVSEADRTLVLEANETEAVAFSPAFSEPGEYSVAVDGITAGVVTVQAELEPTPESKGVRSIDEQTVAPGETVTISVDVTADDQATFTVVESFDAFAEVEIVDDDGADLAGVTDANDELVATYSDREQVTLVYEATLPDAGDGTFAFDGFIDQDGTHRTTTGPDAIDSSADIEIDSVRSIDQQVISHGETLIISIDVTAEDQATFTVVESFDAFTDVEIVDDDGANVAGVTDADDELVATYSDREHVTLVFEATVRGDIEDGTTIAHKGFVDVDGVQTATTGDATATVVELPADVDVLNAEQVNIVTDSDGNSQATFSNEAPVDSISFAESTEGYATVIELTNEPELTGQSPDTTVAATRITVPDEAANNNATLTMRVSMDRIEERDVDAETLRVDHFVDGEWQPLETEIVDRDDEFVVIEAETPGFSYFTVSGLDSDSAGGPGSWTMVLVLVGVATLVAIGAGVLRSRQ from the coding sequence ATGACGGGACGCTCGAGCGTATCCACACTCGAGGAGGACAGTGACGATATCGATGAACGGCCGTCATCGAATTTGATACAATCTGCACAACAGTCGGTTCACGCACGGCGCTGGCTTGTAGCCGCAGTCGTACTTTCACTCGTGCTCCTCTCGAGCATTGCCGTAGTGGGCGCGACCGACCATACCTATGAAATCGAACTCTCGGATGACGATCCGGGGGCCGCGGACGTCGAACACACCTGGACCGTCCAGTTCGACGGCTTCGAGCGTGAGTCCGTCGACCGAATCGAACTCGACTACAGTGCCTCAGACGTCGGAATCGAGCCGGATCCAGGGATGGAAGCGTTCGACGTTGCGGTCGACGGTGAGTCCGTAGCAATCGAGGATGTCGCCCTCGAGGATGATCTGCTGACAATTCACCTCGACGAAGCGACGGTCAGTGCCGATGCCGAACTCGAGGTTGCTTCGGCTCCGATTTTCACGAACCCTGACGAGATTGGCTACTACGAGGCGTCCATTCAGGTCTTCGCTGACGAGGTCGAAACCACTCCTGGAATCGTAGAGTTTCCGATCGGTGAGGGCTTTGTCGGTACGGTCACCGACGTCAACGGTGTCCCCCTCAAAGACGTGACGGTGACCGTCGAATCGGATGGAGTCTCGACGACGACCGACACGAACGGTAACTACGCCCTCGAACACGATGGGTATCGAGAAACGCTCGTGTTCGAGCGTAATGGCTACGGAACCGCAACGACGACAGAATTTCTGCGAGGGATTAGTGAGGTAGACGACGTTCTCCTCCACGGACAAATCGAACTCACCAGCGTCGACCTCTCCGACAACACGTCGAAAGCGACGGACGTCGAGTACGCGATTGATTTCGGCGTCGAAGCGCCAATGGCTGGCCTCGAGTCGATTACCGTCGACTTCTCCGACGCAAATACGGACGGGTTGTCGACCGAGAACGTCACCGACGAGCACGTCGGGGTCTCGATCGATGGCCAGGCGGTGGGCGCGACGCTCCACACCGAGCAGGGAGACACGACGCTGGGGATCGAACTCGACGAACCGCGAGATGTACCGGTCGGGGGTACCCACCAGATCACCATCGGGGCGGTGGACAATCCGGAGCATACCGATGGTCCGTTCGGCAGTCCGTACGAGCTCATCGTGGGGCTGAACGACGAGCCGTCGACGGATCTCGAGACGGCACTGACTCACACCACCTTCGAATACGACATCTCCCGGATGCACGCCGAGCACGAAGCCTGGTGGTACCTGGCACTGGACGGGAGCCCCTCAGAGGTCGTTCACGACGGCGACACCGTGTATTTCACCGCGATTGAGCACGTTCACGCAGTCAACGTCTCGACGGGCGAAGCCGAGTGGGTGACCGAAAATCCGGCGATTGGAGAATTCAGTCCGGGTCTGACCGTCGCGGGAGGCATGGTGTACGTTCCAGACGACGCAGGAAACGTCACTGCACTCGACGCCACCGATGGCGAACCAGTGTGGACGTTCGAAACTGAGGGCCGCATTCGCTCACATCCTGCGGTCGACGACGAAACCATCTACTTCGGTGGTTGGGACACGGCCGTCTACGCCGTCGATCGAGACACCGGTGAGGAAACGTGGTCGTTCGACGGAGCGTCGGACGAAATACGCACCGTCGTGATCGACGACGGGACGGTGTATGCGGGCAGCGCAGACGATCACCTCTACGCAATCGACGCCGACGACGGTAGCGAGGAGTGGGCATTCGAGGCCGATGGGAGTGTTACATCGAACATAGGCGTCGTCGACGGATCCCTCTACACCACCGGTGACCAGACGGTGTATGCGATCGACACGGAAACCGAGTCGCCGCGCTGGTCGACTTCCATGAGCGAGAGCGTCTACGGAGCGACGGTCGGTGACGATCTGGTCTACGTGGTTAGCGGTGACGCCCTCGTCGCGCTCACGCTGGCGGATGGCGACGTGGCGTGGTCCGCCGAATTCGACGGTCCATCTATCCCTGCGGTCGCCGACTCGTCGGTCTTCGTCGGTGACACCAACGGATTCGTCTTCAAACTCGACGCCGCGTCCGGGGAACGCCAGGACGTATTCGGGGTGCTGGGCCGGACGAATGCGCTGACCGTTGCCGAGGGCATGGTTTACATCAGCACGCGCGCGGGTAGTGTGCATTCTTTCGACGCCAGACTCCCAGCCGAACCCACCGGGACGGTCAGCATCGACGGGCCGATCACCACCGATCAGGAACTGATCGCTGTCGACGTCACGTTCGACGCGACGGAAAGTGCGTCCGCGCATCTCGTCGTCGAAAACGAAGCCACCGGCGAGACGTACAGTACCGTCCTCACGCAATCGGGAACCGAATCCATCGAGACGGACGCTTTCGGGGGGATTAGTGAGGGAGACACGATCCGGGTGGATCTGTACGAAACGGCCGATCGAGAAATGCTGCTGGACGACGATGCGGTCCACATCGATCCGTCCGCGATAGCACTCGCCGACTTCGAGATCGCGGCCGTCGAGGACCCGATCAAACAGGGCGAGCCACTCGACGTGACGGTCACCGATGCTGTCGATCACGATGGCGAACCGTTCACTGGCACCGTCGACCTGCAGTTCGAACAACCCGACGGTGACAATCAGTTATATCCCATCTCGTTCAAGGATGGCGAGGCGACTCAGGCCGTCCCGATCGAGACCGACGTCGAAGTCGGCGAATATTCTGATCTGGAGGTCTGGGCACAGGCAAACGACTCGGTTAACACGACTTACGACGTTAAAATCGTCGAGGAACTGGCTTCGGTGCTAAAGATTGATGACTTCGCAAACGAGTTCCCAGACGGCGAAGCAGGCGACGACTACGGCACCGTCAACATAACTGTCAGTGAAACGGCTGACGTTCAGACCGAGAACCTGACCGTCACCCTCCAGGTGTGGTACCAGGAATCCATCGAAGTGTACAGCGAAACGATCGACGAGGTCGAACTCGATAACGACACTGCACAGTTCGAGTTCGATGTCGGTACGTTCGAGCAGGCAGGCCCCTACATGGTCGTGGCGACTGCCGATGCGGACAATGGAGATGCGGAAATGGAAACCGGTGGCTTCTGGTTGTCCCCATCGGCCGACGAACCAACCGGGACGATCGAACTCACAAAGCCGGTCTCAGCGGATGATGAGGCGGTCGAAGTCACGTACAGCTTCGAAAACACAACTGGCGGTGAGGCGCTGATCGGCGTTGGTCACGCTGATGGCGATGTCGATGATGGCATTCTCTTCGAGACCGTCGAAACCGACGGCACCCTCGTGGCCGACGTTGGGGATATCGGCGGCATCAACGCTGGTGACGAACTCCGTGCAGCGATCTACGACTCGGATGATGGAAGCGATATCTCGCCTGATCGGCTCGAAGATGCACCGACGGTAGGTGAGTTACTCGATCAGGATTCGGTGATCGTGCAGGGTGATTTCGAGGCCGAACCGATCGATGAGTGTACTGTCATCTATTCATCGGGCGTTTACGAACTGACCGGAAACGTATCGACCGATCAGGTTGGAGACGGCGAAACCTGTATCGACATTCGGGCCGACGACGTCACGTTCGACGGCAACGGGCACGCCGTCGTCGCCGGTGCGCCCGTCGAGTGGCGAGGATCGAACTACGGCATTGTCGTCTCCGGAGACGATGTGACAGTTCGCAACGTCACCACGACCGGTTGGGACGAACTGGGTACCGGTCTGATGATCGAGGATGCGGCCGACGTCAGAGTAATCGACGTCACCGCGTCGAACAACACGTTCGGTATCCGAACGAACGGTGTTGAAGGGTTCGTGATCGAATCGGCTCGAGTCGAGAAAAACGAACGACCTGGCGTCCAACTATTCGACTCAAACGACGGAATGCTCCGGAACGTGACTGCCGAGGCGAACGCTGAATCCGACGGCTGGGCCGGTGTGTACGTTCGCGGTGCGTCGACGGCGATCGAACTGGAGAACGTCTCCGTCTCGAGTACGCTCAACGACGGTCACGGGATCAGAATCACGGACGATTCCACTAACGTGACTATTTCGAACTCGACGATCGAGGAAAACGACGGTAGCGGGCTGTTGATCCAGTCGAGTGCGGTCGACGTCGTCGACACGGTAGCACGAAACAATCACGTTGACGTCACCGTCGAAGCGGACGACGTGTCCCTCGACTCGCTCAATATCGGTCCGTCGATAGCGCCCGATACGATAGTTTCTTTCGAGGGGTCACACCTCGAAGTGAGCGGAATTTCGTCGCCGCCGCCAACCCCGGATGACGCTTCCATTGGGCGGTTTGTCGAGATTGTCTCGATCGATGATGGACCGTTCAACGGGACGATTCAGTATGAATCGTCTGACCTCGAAGACCTCGACGATGAGGGCCTTCACGTCTTGCGATTCGATGACGGTGAGTGGACGACTGTCGCATCATCAAGCGTCGACGGTGACGCTAACATTGTCCGATTTGAAACGACGAATCCCGGCGTGTTCGGCATCTTCGCAACCGAAGACTCGGACCCAGATCCAGAACCCGATCCTGACCCCGAGCCCGATCCTGATCCAGAACCCGAACCAGAGCCCGAACCTGATCCAGAACCCGAGCCGGACCCCGAGCCTGAACCGGATATCGAGACGATCGATGTGACGCTCGAGAAGACGACCGTTGACGTCAACGAGACCGTCGAAGTCGTGGCAACCGTCGAGAATACGGGGAACGCTTCGGGCGAGCACACCGTCACGTTCGAGATAGATGGCGTGTCCGAAGCGGATCGAACTCTCGTGCTCGAGGCGAACGAAACCGAGGCGGTGGCCTTCTCCCCGGCGTTCAGCGAGCCAGGCGAGTACTCCGTGGCAGTCGACGGCATTACTGCGGGGGTCGTCACTGTCCAAGCCGAACTCGAGCCAACGCCCGAATCCAAAGGGGTGCGTTCGATCGATGAACAGACCGTTGCGCCCGGCGAAACGGTCACCATATCGGTCGACGTCACGGCCGACGACCAGGCAACGTTCACGGTCGTCGAATCGTTCGACGCCTTTGCTGAGGTCGAGATCGTCGACGACGATGGGGCTGACCTCGCTGGGGTTACGGATGCGAATGACGAACTCGTCGCCACCTACAGCGACCGTGAACAAGTTACGCTCGTCTATGAGGCGACGCTGCCCGATGCCGGGGACGGAACGTTTGCGTTCGATGGGTTCATCGATCAAGACGGGACACACCGAACGACGACGGGCCCGGATGCGATCGACAGCAGCGCCGATATCGAAATCGACTCCGTACGTTCGATTGACCAACAGGTCATCAGCCATGGTGAAACCCTCATTATTTCGATTGACGTCACAGCCGAGGATCAGGCAACGTTCACGGTCGTCGAGTCGTTCGACGCGTTCACCGACGTGGAGATCGTCGACGACGACGGGGCTAACGTCGCTGGGGTTACGGATGCGGACGACGAACTCGTCGCCACCTACAGCGATCGGGAGCACGTTACGCTCGTCTTCGAAGCGACCGTCCGCGGTGATATCGAGGACGGAACCACGATCGCACACAAAGGGTTCGTCGATGTCGATGGAGTCCAGACGGCCACAACTGGTGACGCCACAGCGACGGTTGTAGAGCTTCCCGCTGACGTGGACGTTCTCAACGCCGAGCAGGTAAACATCGTCACTGATTCGGACGGCAACTCGCAGGCGACGTTCAGCAACGAGGCACCAGTCGATTCGATATCGTTCGCGGAATCGACTGAGGGATATGCGACGGTAATTGAACTCACCAACGAGCCCGAACTCACTGGCCAGTCACCCGACACGACGGTCGCTGCAACCCGGATCACCGTCCCCGACGAAGCGGCGAACAACAACGCGACGCTCACCATGCGGGTATCCATGGACCGAATCGAAGAACGTGACGTCGACGCCGAAACGCTTCGCGTCGATCACTTCGTCGACGGCGAGTGGCAGCCTCTCGAAACCGAAATCGTCGACCGAGACGACGAGTTCGTCGTCATCGAAGCCGAAACACCTGGTTTCTCCTACTTCACCGTCAGCGGGTTGGACAGCGACTCCGCTGGAGGACCAGGTTCGTGGACGATGGTACTGGTACTCGTCGGTGTTGCTACACTCGTCGCAATCGGGGCGGGTGTCCTGCGCTCTAGACAGTAG
- a CDS encoding proline racemase family protein, with amino-acid sequence MHTNTTVETIDTHTAGEPTRIILSGYDETDLHGLSVPAQRDRFADRYDWLREFLMCEPRGHDDMFGAVPTEPATPAADLGLFFMDSQGYLDMCGHGTMGAITALIETDRLEAADELVVETPAGLVRTAPAVADGHVESVAIRNVDSFVYETVTTTVERRETTIPVDLVSAGNLFGLVDVEHVGLSVDPENVPAFVDLGMDLRAALNAEHTITNPFTDRAEDVSIIEFYEPGGGTEGVDRNVVVFGNGQVDRSPCGTGTCAKMTLLYDRGELALEEPYPYESVIGTRFTGRLLETRERDGYAVTTPEVTGSAYITGRHSFVRDGRDGLGPFSFASRSSAD; translated from the coding sequence ATGCACACTAACACAACAGTCGAAACCATCGATACACACACTGCAGGTGAACCGACTCGAATCATCCTGAGCGGGTACGACGAGACCGACCTGCACGGGCTGTCGGTACCGGCTCAGCGTGATCGATTTGCCGACAGGTACGACTGGCTACGGGAGTTCCTCATGTGTGAACCTCGCGGCCACGACGATATGTTCGGTGCGGTCCCCACCGAGCCCGCCACCCCAGCGGCCGACCTCGGCCTGTTCTTCATGGACAGTCAGGGATATCTGGATATGTGCGGTCACGGGACGATGGGGGCGATCACCGCGCTCATCGAAACCGACCGCCTCGAGGCGGCCGACGAACTCGTGGTCGAAACCCCAGCCGGCTTAGTCCGGACGGCCCCCGCGGTGGCTGACGGGCACGTCGAATCCGTGGCCATCCGAAACGTCGACTCATTTGTCTACGAAACGGTGACCACCACGGTCGAACGTCGGGAAACGACGATTCCCGTCGATCTCGTCTCTGCCGGCAACCTCTTCGGCCTCGTCGACGTCGAGCACGTTGGCCTGTCTGTCGACCCGGAAAACGTCCCCGCATTCGTCGACCTCGGGATGGACCTGCGAGCTGCACTCAACGCCGAACACACGATCACGAATCCGTTTACAGATCGCGCCGAAGATGTGTCGATCATCGAGTTCTACGAGCCCGGGGGCGGTACCGAGGGCGTCGACCGGAACGTCGTCGTCTTCGGTAATGGGCAGGTCGATCGTTCGCCCTGTGGCACGGGCACCTGTGCGAAAATGACGCTGCTCTACGACCGTGGCGAGCTCGCTCTCGAGGAACCGTATCCCTACGAGAGCGTCATCGGAACCCGATTTACCGGTCGACTGCTCGAGACTCGAGAACGTGATGGCTATGCCGTCACGACCCCGGAAGTGACGGGCAGCGCCTACATCACCGGCCGCCACTCGTTCGTCCGCGATGGACGAGATGGACTCGGTCCGTTCTCGTTTGCGAGTCGCTCGAGTGCGGATTGA
- a CDS encoding sodium-dependent transporter yields MGTADAKTSRAEWGTRFGFLMAMIGAMVGAGNIWRFPYVMGENGGGAFVLAFLVLLFLLAVPGLMAEVALGRYTNKGVIGAFRDVLGPGGFVGLGVVVLLVNIALMSYYSPVIGWTLYYAVHSLLFTFTSTGFEAGPFMSDLFANSALMIGLHTVVMASIAGILILGIRRGVERIVIFAVPALVLALVVMMVRGLTLDGATEGIAFAFGVDWEYLFYSETWITALGQALFSTGLGWGIALTVGSYLREYDDVPLGGGVFTAIGESSIGILAALAIFPIVFAVGADPDAGAGLAFISLAQVFTEIPLGGLVAIVFFVGFFLATFTSGLLITEVSVTTLAEETRFDRTQTVLGVCGLIWLLGLPSAYSADILDYLDFVFGNWGLPLATLAIIGVIGWVVGPERIRLLAVNKNAGIYVGKWWDPVIKYVIPAVMIFIMAYFAYEQWGTQEMIGGMIVLATFPVIGYVIMSIVDNGRQPPETAGVPGGDD; encoded by the coding sequence ATGGGTACCGCTGATGCGAAAACCTCACGGGCGGAATGGGGAACCCGATTCGGGTTCCTGATGGCAATGATCGGCGCTATGGTCGGCGCAGGAAACATCTGGCGGTTTCCGTACGTCATGGGGGAAAACGGCGGCGGTGCGTTCGTCCTCGCGTTCCTCGTGTTGTTGTTCTTACTGGCAGTCCCGGGGCTCATGGCGGAAGTCGCCCTGGGTCGGTATACGAACAAAGGCGTCATCGGGGCGTTTCGGGACGTGCTCGGGCCTGGCGGCTTCGTCGGTCTCGGTGTCGTCGTCTTGCTCGTCAACATCGCGTTGATGTCCTATTACTCGCCGGTGATCGGATGGACGCTGTACTACGCCGTGCACTCGCTGCTGTTTACGTTCACGTCGACCGGCTTCGAAGCCGGGCCGTTCATGAGCGACCTCTTCGCCAATTCGGCGCTGATGATCGGATTACACACGGTCGTCATGGCATCGATCGCCGGAATCCTCATTCTCGGTATCAGACGCGGTGTCGAGCGAATTGTCATCTTCGCCGTGCCAGCGCTCGTGCTCGCACTGGTCGTGATGATGGTTCGCGGACTGACGCTAGATGGCGCAACCGAGGGAATCGCCTTCGCCTTCGGCGTCGACTGGGAGTACCTCTTCTATAGCGAGACGTGGATCACGGCGCTCGGTCAGGCACTGTTCTCGACCGGGCTCGGCTGGGGTATCGCCCTCACGGTCGGGAGCTATCTCCGCGAGTACGACGACGTCCCACTCGGCGGTGGCGTCTTCACCGCTATCGGCGAGTCGAGTATCGGGATCCTGGCCGCCCTCGCCATCTTCCCTATCGTCTTCGCCGTGGGTGCGGACCCCGATGCCGGTGCCGGACTCGCGTTCATTTCGCTCGCCCAGGTCTTCACGGAGATTCCGCTCGGCGGCCTCGTCGCCATCGTGTTCTTCGTGGGCTTTTTCCTCGCGACGTTCACCTCTGGGCTGTTGATTACCGAAGTGAGCGTCACGACGCTTGCCGAGGAAACCCGATTCGATCGAACGCAGACCGTTCTGGGCGTCTGTGGGCTTATCTGGCTCCTCGGACTGCCGAGTGCGTACTCCGCAGACATCCTCGATTACCTCGACTTCGTCTTCGGGAACTGGGGACTGCCCCTCGCGACACTCGCAATCATCGGAGTCATCGGCTGGGTTGTCGGGCCAGAGCGCATCCGACTGCTCGCCGTCAACAAAAACGCCGGCATCTACGTCGGTAAGTGGTGGGACCCCGTCATCAAGTACGTGATCCCCGCCGTGATGATTTTCATCATGGCCTACTTCGCCTACGAGCAGTGGGGCACCCAGGAGATGATCGGCGGGATGATCGTCCTCGCGACGTTCCCCGTCATCGGCTACGTCATCATGTCCATCGTCGACAACGGCCGGCAACCACCGGAGACAGCAGGCGTCCCCGGAGGTGATGACTGA
- a CDS encoding Cdc6/Cdc18 family protein, whose translation MIRDARVLRAGFVPREVEHRDAEVNHLSAVLEPLTDGEPAETALVTGPSGVGKTCVSQFVTERLREERLDVEATYVNCWRNYTRFRTLYQILDDLGQSVDVHRQSTPHDELVDRLQQFDGARRVIILDEVDQLEDPSILYDLHTLSQFALICIANEEETLFSRVDDRLVSRLRSSEHVRMERYHNDQLFDILDARVTWGLEPDVITDDQVYRIADAAAGDARLAIGILRTAAGKADREQCERITDDILLEAATDARARIKQKSLEALTPHQRAVYDVVRDHGPLSPNDIHARYAEHVEDPRTHRTVRTYLSKMEQYNLLESDGTSRDRVYSVLEANDSSPF comes from the coding sequence ATGATCCGCGATGCTCGCGTCCTCCGTGCCGGGTTCGTCCCTCGAGAAGTCGAGCATCGCGACGCCGAGGTGAACCACCTCTCGGCCGTCCTCGAGCCGTTGACCGACGGCGAGCCGGCGGAGACAGCGCTCGTGACCGGGCCGAGTGGCGTCGGTAAAACCTGTGTGTCTCAGTTCGTCACCGAACGGCTGCGCGAGGAACGCCTCGACGTCGAAGCCACCTACGTCAACTGCTGGCGCAACTACACCCGCTTTCGGACGCTGTATCAGATTCTCGACGACCTCGGCCAGAGCGTCGACGTCCATCGCCAGTCGACACCGCACGACGAACTCGTCGATCGACTCCAGCAGTTCGACGGAGCGCGACGAGTCATCATCCTCGACGAGGTCGACCAGCTCGAGGACCCGAGCATCCTCTATGACCTGCACACGCTCTCGCAGTTTGCCCTCATCTGCATCGCCAACGAGGAGGAGACGCTGTTCAGTCGCGTCGACGACCGGCTGGTAAGCCGCCTGCGCTCGAGCGAACACGTACGCATGGAGCGCTATCACAACGACCAGCTGTTCGACATTCTCGATGCCCGCGTAACGTGGGGTCTCGAACCGGACGTTATTACGGACGACCAGGTATACCGGATCGCCGACGCGGCTGCGGGCGATGCTCGTCTGGCGATCGGCATCCTCCGGACTGCAGCGGGCAAGGCCGACCGGGAGCAGTGCGAGCGGATTACGGACGATATCCTGCTCGAGGCGGCGACCGACGCTCGCGCAAGGATCAAACAAAAAAGTCTCGAGGCGCTGACTCCACACCAGCGAGCCGTCTACGACGTCGTTCGCGACCACGGGCCGTTGAGCCCGAACGACATTCACGCCCGATACGCCGAGCACGTCGAGGACCCACGAACGCACCGGACGGTCCGGACGTACCTCTCGAAGATGGAGCAGTACAACCTCCTCGAGAGCGACGGAACGAGCCGAGACCGAGTGTATTCGGTTCTCGAGGCGAACGATTCGTCGCCGTTTTGA